A region of Piscinibacter gummiphilus DNA encodes the following proteins:
- the cysC gene encoding adenylyl-sulfate kinase: MSDPHARTPPPCIWLAGLPSAGKTTIANGLAARLGEIGVRHVVLDADELRRTLNVGLGFSRDDRLENGRRIAVVAKLFAQQGLLPIVACISPYRVARQLARSVLEPAVPFLEVWINTPVDVCAARDMKGLYARARAGEISNLVGVNVPFEPVVEPAVEVSTVSRTVAQSVEDVLQALRDFSPATFTPATFTPQPDAPV, from the coding sequence ATGAGCGATCCCCACGCGAGAACTCCGCCCCCCTGCATCTGGCTGGCGGGCCTGCCGAGTGCGGGCAAGACCACGATCGCGAACGGCCTCGCGGCGCGCTTGGGCGAGATCGGCGTGCGCCACGTGGTGCTCGATGCCGACGAGCTGCGCCGCACGCTCAACGTGGGCCTCGGTTTCTCCCGCGACGACCGGCTCGAGAACGGCCGGCGCATCGCGGTGGTCGCGAAGCTGTTCGCGCAGCAGGGCCTGCTGCCCATCGTCGCGTGCATCTCGCCGTACCGGGTCGCGCGCCAGCTCGCGCGGTCCGTGCTGGAGCCCGCGGTGCCGTTCCTCGAGGTCTGGATCAACACGCCGGTCGATGTGTGCGCCGCGCGGGACATGAAGGGCCTCTACGCCCGCGCGCGGGCCGGAGAGATCTCCAACCTCGTGGGGGTGAACGTGCCGTTCGAGCCGGTGGTGGAGCCGGCCGTGGAGGTGTCCACCGTGTCGCGCACCGTGGCGCAATCCGTGGAGGACGTGCTTCAGGCGCTGCGCGACTTCAGTCCGGCCACGTTCACGCCGGCCACGTTCACGCCGCAGCCTGACGCACCCGTCTGA
- a CDS encoding Crp/Fnr family transcriptional regulator: protein MNDAPSTLLRLLDTLAPAPLPERERVQEALTVRFLPAGAAVFHQDTAHPHVHAVRSGLVKLAYLGEDGSEWIKSFVAEGGFFASLAALAPGGRTTFLAAAIEPSCIEGLPHAVLEDVASRHLVWSRALHTLAMVHASRKEQRERELLTLDAEARYRRFVADHPGLHLRVPQKDLARHLGVTPVGFNRIVRRVRQAAA from the coding sequence ATGAACGACGCACCGAGCACCCTGCTGAGGCTGCTGGACACCCTCGCCCCCGCACCGCTGCCCGAACGGGAGCGCGTGCAGGAGGCGCTCACCGTGCGCTTCCTGCCGGCCGGCGCCGCGGTGTTCCACCAGGACACGGCCCACCCCCACGTGCACGCCGTGCGATCGGGCCTCGTCAAGCTCGCCTACCTGGGCGAGGACGGCTCCGAGTGGATCAAGTCGTTCGTCGCGGAGGGCGGCTTCTTCGCGAGCCTGGCCGCGCTCGCACCGGGCGGCCGCACGACGTTCCTGGCCGCGGCGATCGAACCGTCGTGCATCGAGGGTCTCCCGCATGCGGTGCTGGAGGATGTCGCGTCGCGCCACCTCGTGTGGTCACGGGCGCTGCACACGCTGGCGATGGTGCACGCCTCCCGCAAGGAACAGCGCGAGCGGGAGCTGCTGACGCTGGACGCCGAGGCGCGCTACCGGCGTTTTGTCGCCGACCACCCCGGCCTGCACCTGCGCGTGCCCCAGAAGGACCTGGCGCGGCACCTCGGCGTCACGCCGGTGGGCTTCAACCGGATCGTCAGACGGGTGCGTCAGGCTGCGGCGTGA
- a CDS encoding SDR family NAD(P)-dependent oxidoreductase, translating into MTNRILPYPWPCCLVTGATSGIGLQLVRQLAEAGVEVVALGRDIARLEALSSRSAHLTVVQADLLDLDAIPALAARLVAAHPRLAGVVLNAGVQHDVRFDAEGYGPRQVRDEVAVNLTAPMLLAQALLPHLATQPHATIACMTSVLAQSPKPRAAVYSATKAGFARFADALRLQLEPGPVRAVELVVPLVDTPMTAGRPGAKLPAEAAAAAILAGLRSGRPVVRVGKARAAAWLHRFAPWILARVMRAS; encoded by the coding sequence ATGACGAACCGCATCTTGCCCTACCCATGGCCCTGCTGCCTCGTGACCGGCGCCACGTCCGGCATCGGCCTGCAGCTCGTGCGCCAGCTCGCCGAGGCCGGCGTGGAGGTCGTCGCCCTGGGACGCGACATCGCCCGGCTGGAGGCCCTGTCCTCACGCTCTGCCCACCTCACGGTGGTGCAGGCCGACCTGCTGGACCTGGATGCGATCCCGGCACTCGCCGCGCGCCTCGTGGCCGCCCATCCGCGCCTCGCGGGCGTGGTGCTCAACGCCGGCGTGCAGCACGACGTGCGCTTCGATGCCGAGGGCTACGGCCCGCGGCAGGTGCGCGACGAGGTCGCCGTGAACCTCACGGCGCCGATGCTGCTGGCGCAGGCCCTGTTGCCGCACCTGGCCACGCAGCCTCACGCCACCATCGCCTGCATGACCTCGGTGCTGGCGCAGTCGCCGAAACCGCGTGCGGCGGTCTACAGCGCGACGAAGGCGGGGTTCGCCCGGTTCGCGGATGCGCTGCGGCTGCAACTGGAACCGGGGCCGGTGCGGGCGGTGGAATTGGTCGTGCCGCTGGTGGACACGCCGATGACGGCGGGACGCCCCGGCGCGAAGCTGCCGGCCGAGGCGGCCGCGGCGGCCATCCTCGCGGGCCTGCGGTCGGGCCGGCCGGTGGTGCGGGTGGGCAAGGCACGGGCGGCGGCGTGGCTGCACCGCTTCGCGCCGTGGATCCTGGCGCGTGTGATGCGGGCCAGCTGA